From the genome of Anopheles moucheti chromosome 3, idAnoMoucSN_F20_07, whole genome shotgun sequence, one region includes:
- the LOC128304577 gene encoding nucleoside diphosphate kinase 6, protein MITLAIFKPHCLKNPIAYETIQQMLTANGLKVIARKRISLSRSEAEKFYEEHRNKFFFRRLVSLMTSGPSEVVLLSGNGAIQQWRNLMGPTKVLKSVYTHPECIRSCFGLSDTRNATHGSDSEQSVVAERKFFFGDSNV, encoded by the exons ATGATTACTTTAGCAATTTTTAAACCTCATTGCCTCAAAAATCCTATCGCTTATGAAACAATACAGCAAATGCTCACCGCCAACGGATTGAAGGTAATTGCAAGAAAACGTATAAGTCTTTCACGTTCTGAAGCGGAGAAATTCTATGAAGAGCATAGGAACAAATTCTTCTTTCGCCGGCTTGTATCTCTTATGACCAG TGGACCTTCGGAAGTCGTGTTGCTGTCGGGAAATGGTGCAATTCAGCAGTGGCGCAATTTGATGGGTCCTACCAAAGTTCTCAAGTCGGTTTACACACATCCGGAATGTATCCGCAGTTGTTTCGGTTTATCGGATACACGAAACGCTACACATGGCTCGG ATTCCGAACAATCGGTAGTTGCAGAGAGAAAATTCTTCTTCGGCGACAGCAATGTATAG
- the LOC128302502 gene encoding NSFL1 cofactor p47, translated as MSSNNEQVKQFAQITGASEERAKFFVDAANGELQVALSNFYEGENDDADISDEENPPAEPSIQFARAEKTKGKKAPKPQSNIATLHTLHSSSSEDEEEQGQAFYAGGSERSGQQVLGPPRKNPIKDYVSEIFRSAQQGNLETFDPSDESGGSSWSLYAGTGYRLGQTEDDHQEVAPRGARTAASAQNLEIVTLTLWRQGFVINDGELRLYEDPANREFFESITRGEIPEELRSKGQTMFRVDLKDNRHEEYVKRSKPFKAFGGSGQTLGSPVPPMATAGSSSSGNSNTTNSSSVAGNNEENEKRASDELALDSSQPTTMLQIRLADGSRLSARFNQTHTVEHVRRYIVNARPQYGAQNFALMTTFPSKELSDGAQSLKEAGLLNAAIMQRLN; from the exons ATGTCCAGCAATAATGAGCAGGTGAAACAGTTCGCACAGATTACCGGTGCATcggaagaaagagcaaaatttttcgttGATGCAGCCAACGGCGAATTACAG GTTGCGCTGAGCAACTTTTACGAGGGAGAAAACGATGACGCTGATATTTCGGACGAGGAGAATCCTCCCGCGGAGCCGTCGATTCAATTTGCTCGTGCAGAAAAAACAAAGGGAAAGAAAGCGCCCAAACCACAGTCAAA CATTGCAACCCTGCATACACTTCATTCGTCCTCGTCggaagatgaagaagagcaGGGCCAAGCATTCTATGCAGGTGGTTCGGAACGTTCCGGCCAGCAGGTGCTAGGTCCACCGAGAAAGAATCCGATCAAGGATTACGTGTCGGAGATTTTCCGATCCGCTCAGCAGGGTAATTTGGAAACGTTTGATCCGTCGGATGAAAGCGGTGGTTCTAGCTGGTCACTTTATGCCGGTACCGGATACCGTCTTGGGCAGACGGAAGACGATCACCAGGAAGTTGCACCTCGTGGAGCACGGACAGCAGCTAGTGCGCAAAATTTGGAAATCGTAACGCTTACTCTGTGGCGTCAAGGATTTGTAATCAACGATGGCGAGCTTCGTTTGTACGAAGATCCAGCAAACCGGGAATTTTTCGAATCCATCACCAGGGGAGAAATTCCGGAGGAACTCCGTTCGAAGGGACAAACGATGTTCCGTGTAGACTTGAAAGACAACCGTCACGAGGAGTATGTGAAGCGTAGCAAGCCGTTTAAAGCGTTTGGTGGTTCCGGTCAAACACTTGGTAGTCCTGTACCGCCTATGGCAACGGccggcagtagcagcagtggCAACAGCAATACTACCAATTCCAGCAGTGTAGCCGGCAACaacgaagaaaatgaaaagcgcGCATCAGACGAACTTGCCCTGGACAGTAGCCAACCAACGACGATGCTCCAGATTCGATTGGCCGACGGTAGCCGGCTGTCAGCACGTTTCAACCAAACGCACACAGTTGAACACGTGCGCCGTTACATTGTAAACGCCCGGCCACAATATGGGGCTCAGAATTTCGCCCTCATGACAACGTTTCCCAGCAAGGAGCTAAGCGATGGTGCGCAATCGCTAAAGGAAGCCGGATTGCTGAATGCCGCAATAATGCAGCGATTGAACTAG
- the LOC128303492 gene encoding PRA1 family protein 3, which produces MTTTAQGSGSLDNLHLAPLRSLSDFLLESARFQLPNFQDWEKWGNRVVNNLLYYQTNYFLMSAAVFLLVGLIHPMKVLLGLTIIVALVYVFVRFFAQDARRSVGADPNQQPNKWVVLAGTIAGSYLVLYLFDSVLIVAFAILLPFSLTFVHASLRLRNIKNKITNAVEIVGVKQSPMGQFLEAMGLMPTAF; this is translated from the exons ATGACGACTACCGCGCAAGGATCGGGTTCGCTGGATAATCTGCATCTGGCGCCGCTTCGTTCGCTAAGCGATTTCCTGCTGGAATCGGCTCGCTTTCAGCTACCCAACTTTCAGGACTGGGAAAAGTGGGGCAACCGGGTGGTGAACAATTTGCTCTACTATCAAACCAACTACTTCCTGATGAGTGCCGCTGTATTTCTGCTCGTTGGGTTGATCCACCCGATGAAGGTGTTGCTTGGACTGACGATCATTGTGGCGCTGGTGTACGTGTTTGTTCGCTTCTTTGCACAGGATGCACGCCGCTCGGTCGGTGCCGATCCAAACCAGCAGCCAAACAAGTGGGTCGTACTAGCTGGGACCATTGCCGGCAGCTACCTGGTACTGTACCTGTTTGACTCCGTGCTGATTGTGGCATTTGCCATACTGCTTCCATTCTCGC TTACTTTCGTGCATGCATCGTTGCGGCTGAGGAATATTAAGAACAAAATCACCAATGCAGTGGAAATCGTTGGCGTGAAGCAATCACCGATGGGACAGTTTCTGGAAGCAATGGGATTGATGCCAACGGCATTTTAA
- the LOC128302079 gene encoding uncharacterized protein LOC128302079: MRKYQQLALVLLSITCVVILLVYKSENNRLKYVLEVVNIFGRNDAASLIRIDNSSRLHSSPYDFDSPLPAWQRLGDGFYVYSSFWQKNELAAGGTVISIAVGLEHAAVNFKCQIQHGTGDVATGKLHFVRLEHPTGSVKAPNGEVFVVYKLLCKVARDFGQPTEIIFTDTTQSSKRYIPLRVLESRSVQQRMTMTACVDMSDYLELEEEFRMPAAVLQYFLHHQIVGVEDFIVYNSNALNGATTSLLYSHGIKINLLPYNFPFDVANKQQNRLLIEMDCLMRNYNAAKLTFVGAINEYLYPSSRLRVNNKFLKYASKVSSDVSRFAIASRSVCIDKRKKIFSDNLLYDVDAHLNAPNERPFHVSKPQDYNRTAGTPDFVKTLDVDRAMIFVHRYGGKCNSKTNLHDWTTSLQPDFLQYLTDVGRELNKLIFR, translated from the coding sequence ATGCGTAAGTACCAGCAGCTGGCCCTGGTGCTCCTATCGATAACGTGCGTCGTGATACTGTTGGTGTACAAAAGCGAAAATAATCGACTAAAGTATGTGCTCGAGGTGGTCAACATTTTCGGCCGCAATGATGCGGCTAGTTTGATACGCATCGATAACAGTAGCCGTTTACATAGCTCACCATACGATTTCGACAGTCCGCTACCGGCGTGGCAGCGGCTCGGGGATGGTTTCTACGTGTATTCTTCGTTCTGGCAGAAAAACGAACTCGCGGCGGGTGGAACCGTCATCAGTATAGCGGTCGGGCTCGAACACGCCGCGGTCAACTTCAAATGTCAAATACAGCACGGCACGGGGGATGTCGCTACAGGAAAGCTCCATTTTGTGCGTCTAGAACATCCGACCGGTTCGGTCAAAGCACCCAATGGTGAAGTTTTTGTGGTGTACAAGCTGCTCTGCAAGGTGGCGCGAGATTTCGGACAACCGACGGAAATCATATTTACCGACACAACGCAATCCAGCAAACGGTACATCCCGCTCCGGGTACTGGAGAGCCGATCGGTACAGCAAAGGATGACCATGACGGCCTGTGTTGATATGAGCGATTATCTGGAGCTGGAGGAAGAGTTCCGAATGCCTGCTGCTGTGCTACAGTACTTTCTGCACCACCAAATAGTCGGCGTGGAAGATTTCATCGTTTACAATAGTAATGCGTTAAACGGAGCAACCACATCACTGCTGTACAGTCACGGCATCAAAATCAACCTTTTGCCATACAATTTCCCCTTCGATGTGGCAAACAAGCAGCAGAACCGCTTGCTTATCGAAATGGACTGTCTGATGCGGAACTACAACGCGGCCAAGCTTACCTTCGTCGGTGCCATCAACGAGTACCTGTACCCGAGTTCCCGGCTGCGCGTGAACAACAAATTTCTCAAGTACGCTTCGAAAGTTTCCAGCGACGTGTCCCGCTTTGCCATCGCAAGCCGATCGGTGTGTATCGATAAACGGAAGAAAATCTTCTCCGACAACTTGCTGTATGATGTGGATGCTCATCTGAACGCACCGAACGAGCGGCCGTTCCATGTGTCCAAACCGCAGGACTACAACCGCACAGCCGGAACGCCGGATTTCGTGAAAACGCTCGACGTCGATCGAGCCATGATCTTTGTCCATCGGTACGGGGGAAAATGTAACAGCAAAACGAATCTACACGACTGGACCACCAGCCTGCAGCCTGACTTTTTACAGTACTTGACGGATGTTGGCCGAGAACTGAACAAACTTATCTTCCGATAA